A window of the Xenopus laevis strain J_2021 chromosome 9_10L, Xenopus_laevis_v10.1, whole genome shotgun sequence genome harbors these coding sequences:
- the LOC733426 gene encoding lethal giant larvae isoform X1 produces MMKFRFRRQGHDPQREKIKQELFAFNKTVEHGFPNQPSSLAFDPLLRIMAIGAKSGAVKIYGAPGVEFTGLHKDMATVTQMNFLPGQGRLLSLLDDNTIHLWELQQKDGSSYLEETHSFILPGKPGFDCANSPPSVTRVTVILITASCEVAGLGTEGGGVYFIQIPSLKLLEEKTLLQDEIIKSLPEEYRCGKTLGPVESLQEHPCQRGKILIGYSRGLVVLWDQEARKMEHLFLGNQQLESVFWGRKGSSFISSHSDGGYMVWEAGSDSSTTSQPVTSKIPYGPFPCKAINKIQWRSSSSGNPFIIFSGGMPRASYGDRHCVTILQGQNLVTLDFTSRVVDFFTVCPLKSEDDSDNPTALVVLVEEELVVIDLQTPGWPTIPTPYLAPLHSSAITCAYHISNVTTKLWERIISTGEQQNPQLSSVNWPIDGGRNLAEEPAQRGLLLTGHEDGTVRFWDASGVALRPLYKLSTAGIFQTDCDHNESFNQSNDEEWPPFRKVGCFDPYSDDPRLGIQKIALCKYSGKLLVAGTAGQVLVMDLNDEKSEHTINVATVDLLQEREGFTWKGHDRLTPRNGSLFFQSGFQTTMLVQCMPPAAVTAIALHSEWNLVAFGTSHGFGLFDYHRRSPVLARCTLHPNDSLAMEGPLSRVKSLKKSLRQSFRRIRKSRVSGKKRPNTGSPPSRLQEANAQLAEQAGPHDLDIAPVQRRIEPRSADDSLSGVVRCLYFADTFLRDAVHHGPTMWAGTNSGSVFAYALEVPSREKLSERSAEALLGKEIQLMHRAPVVSIAVLDGRGNPLPEPFEVSQDLAKAPDMQGTHSVLISSEEQFKVFTLPKVSAKTKFKLTAHEGCRVRKVALANFTSSSSDDYSENCLACLTNLGDIHVFTVPGLRPQVRYDCVRKEDISGIASCVFTKYGQGFYLISPSEFERFSLSAKNITEPVCLVEFDRPHDPSHVGHKATPSPKANGTHILRDLDANQKATEGNAGERMPEFSPSPLDSPLNSMDLTLDTTGDITVEDVRDILGATDEAEKNMKNSADDPLPPEILIK; encoded by the exons GGTCGCCTCCTGTCTCTGCTGGATGATAACACCATACACCTGTGGGAGCTGCAGCAGAAAGATGGAAGTTCTTACCTTGAGGAAACTCACAGCTTCATTCTTCCTGGCAAGCCAGGGTTCGACTGTGCTAA CTCTCCTCCGAGTGTCACGCGAGTGACTGTCATACTGATAACGGCCTCATGTGAAGTTGCGGGCCTTGGGACGGAAGGAGGAGGGGTGTACTTTATCCAGATCCCAAGCTTAAAACTGCTGGAGGAAAAGACTTTGCTTCAAGATGAGATCATAAAAAG CTTGCCTGAGGAGTACAGGTGCGGGAAGACTCTGGGACCCGTTGAGTCTTTGCAGGAACACCCGTGTCAGCGTGGGAAGATCCTGATTGGCTACAGCCGAGGCCTGGTGGTTCTGTGGGATCAGGAGGCTCGGAAAATGGAACACTTGTTTCTTGGGAATCAG CAATTGGAGAGCGTCTTCTGGGGGCGCAAAGGGTCTTCTTTCATCAGCTCTCACAGCGACGGAGGTTATATGGTGTGGGAAGCGGGTAGTGACTCCAGCACCACGTCGCAGCCAGTCACCTCTAAAATACCATATG GTCCATTTCCCTGCAAAGCCATCAACAAAATTCAGTGGAGGTCCAGCAGTTCTGG AAACCCATTCATCATATTCAGCGGGGGAATGCCCCGGGCCAGCTACGGGGACCGGCACTGCGTTACTATTCTTCAAGGGCAGAACCTGGTTACCCTGGATTTCACTTCTCGTGTTGTCGACTTCTTTACAGTGTGCCCTCTCAAGAGTGAAGATG ACTCTGACAATCCCACTGCTCTGGTAGTGTTGGTGGAGGAGGAGCTGGTGGTGATTGACCTGCAGACTCCTGGTTGGCCGACTATCCCCACTCCTTACTTGGCTCCCCTCCATTCGTCCGCCATCACCTGCGCCTATCACATCTCCAACGTCACCACCAAGCTTTGGGAGAGGATCATCAGCACGGGAGAACAGCAGAACCCCCAGCTTTCTTCAGTG AACTGGCCAATAGACGGAGGAAGGAATTTAGCCGAGGAACCTGCCCAGCGAGGGCTCCTTCTTACTGG GCATGAAGACGGCACGGTGCGTTTTTGGGACGCCTCCGGGGTGGCGCTGAGACCCCTGTACAAGCTGAGCACGGCTGgaatcttccagacagactgcGACCACAATGAGAGCTTCAACCAAAGTAACGATGAAGAGTGGCCCCCGTTCCGCAAG GTTGGATGTTTTGACCCTTACAGCGATGACCCGCGCCTGGGCATACAGAAGATTGCACTTTGCAAGTACAGCGGCAAGTTGCTGGTGGCTGGCACTGCAGGGCAG GTTCTAGTGATGGATCTGAATGACGAGAAGTCGGAGCACACCATCAATGTGGCCACGGTGGACCTGCTGCAGGAAAGGGAAGGCTTTACGTGGAAGGGCCACGATAGGCTGACACCAAGAAATGGTTCCCTCTTCTTCCAGTCGGGTTTTCAGACCACCATGTTGGTGCAGTGTATGCCTCCGGCGGCTGTCACTGCTATTGCGCTGCATTCTGAGTGGAATCTGGTGGCGTTTGGGACCAGCCACGGCTTTGGGCTCTTCGATTATCACCGGAGGAGTCCTGTGCTTGCCAG GTGCACCCTGCACCCCAATGACTCGCTGGCTATGGAGGGTCCGTTATCGAGGGTGAAGTCTTTAAAGAAGTCCCTAAGGCAGTCGTTCCGCAGGATTCGGAAGAGCAGGGTCTCTGGGAAGAAAAGGCCGAACACCGGCAGCCCACCCAGCAGG TTACAAGAAGCCAACGCTCAGCTGGCAGAACAAGCTGGACCTCATGACCTTGACATTGCCCCCGTGCAGAGAAGGATTGAGCCCCGCTCTGCCGATGACTCCCTGTCGGGCGTTGTGCGTTGCTTGTATTTCGCAGACACATTCCTACGGGACG CGGTCCATCACGGCCCCACCATGTGGGCAGGCACCAATTCCGGCTCAGTATTTGCCTACGCTTTGGAGGTGCCGTCTCGGGAGAAGTTATCGGAGCGCTCAGCGGAGGCTCTGTTGGGCAAGGAGATTCAGCTCATGCATCGGGCCCCGGTAGTGTCCATTGCTGTGCTGGACGGGCGAGGAAACCCCCTGCCTGAACCATTTGAGGTTTCCCAGGACTTGGCCAAAGCACCAGATATGCAGGGGACCCACTCTGTGCTCATCTCTTCTGAGGAACAGTTTAAG GTATTTACGTTGCCCAAGGTAAGTGCCAAGACGAAGTTTAAACTGACTGCCCACGAGGGCTGTCGCGTGAGGAAAGTCGCCCTCGCCAACTTCACCAGCTCCTCCTCGGACGACTACTCTGAGAACTGTTTGGCCTGTTTGACCAACCTGGGGGACATCCACGTGTTCACTGTGCCGGGACTGAGGCCTCAAGTGAGATACGACTGCGTACGGAAGGAGGACATCAGTGGCATTGCCTCCTGTGTGTTCACCAAGTACGGGCAAG GCTTTTACCTGATCTCTCCCTCCGAGTTTGAACGCTTCTCCCTGAGTGCCAAGAACATCACGGAGCCCGTGTGTCTGGTGGAGTTTGATAGGCCCCACGATCCTTCACACGTCGG CCATAAGGCGACTCCATCTCCGAAAGCCAACGGGACGCACATCCTGAGGGACTTGGACGCAAACCAGAAGGCGACAGAag GGAACGCGGGTGAGCGCATGCCAGAATTTTCGCCCTCTCCTCTTGACTCGCCATTGAACAGCATGGATTTGACTCTGGACACCACGGGAGACATTACGGTGGAGGACGTGAGGGATATACTGGG agCAACAGATGAAGCCGAAAAGAATATGAAGAATTCAGCAGATGACCCTCTGCCTCCTGAGATATTGATTAAATAA
- the LOC733426 gene encoding lethal giant larvae isoform X2 — protein sequence MMKFRFRRQGHDPQREKIKQELFAFNKTVEHGFPNQPSSLAFDPLLRIMAIGAKSGAVKIYGAPGVEFTGLHKDMATVTQMNFLPGQGRLLSLLDDNTIHLWELQQKDGSSYLEETHSFILPGKPGSPPSVTRVTVILITASCEVAGLGTEGGGVYFIQIPSLKLLEEKTLLQDEIIKSLPEEYRCGKTLGPVESLQEHPCQRGKILIGYSRGLVVLWDQEARKMEHLFLGNQQLESVFWGRKGSSFISSHSDGGYMVWEAGSDSSTTSQPVTSKIPYGPFPCKAINKIQWRSSSSGNPFIIFSGGMPRASYGDRHCVTILQGQNLVTLDFTSRVVDFFTVCPLKSEDDSDNPTALVVLVEEELVVIDLQTPGWPTIPTPYLAPLHSSAITCAYHISNVTTKLWERIISTGEQQNPQLSSVNWPIDGGRNLAEEPAQRGLLLTGHEDGTVRFWDASGVALRPLYKLSTAGIFQTDCDHNESFNQSNDEEWPPFRKVGCFDPYSDDPRLGIQKIALCKYSGKLLVAGTAGQVLVMDLNDEKSEHTINVATVDLLQEREGFTWKGHDRLTPRNGSLFFQSGFQTTMLVQCMPPAAVTAIALHSEWNLVAFGTSHGFGLFDYHRRSPVLARCTLHPNDSLAMEGPLSRVKSLKKSLRQSFRRIRKSRVSGKKRPNTGSPPSRLQEANAQLAEQAGPHDLDIAPVQRRIEPRSADDSLSGVVRCLYFADTFLRDAVHHGPTMWAGTNSGSVFAYALEVPSREKLSERSAEALLGKEIQLMHRAPVVSIAVLDGRGNPLPEPFEVSQDLAKAPDMQGTHSVLISSEEQFKVFTLPKVSAKTKFKLTAHEGCRVRKVALANFTSSSSDDYSENCLACLTNLGDIHVFTVPGLRPQVRYDCVRKEDISGIASCVFTKYGQGFYLISPSEFERFSLSAKNITEPVCLVEFDRPHDPSHVGHKATPSPKANGTHILRDLDANQKATEGNAGERMPEFSPSPLDSPLNSMDLTLDTTGDITVEDVRDILGATDEAEKNMKNSADDPLPPEILIK from the exons GGTCGCCTCCTGTCTCTGCTGGATGATAACACCATACACCTGTGGGAGCTGCAGCAGAAAGATGGAAGTTCTTACCTTGAGGAAACTCACAGCTTCATTCTTCCTGGCAAGCCAGG CTCTCCTCCGAGTGTCACGCGAGTGACTGTCATACTGATAACGGCCTCATGTGAAGTTGCGGGCCTTGGGACGGAAGGAGGAGGGGTGTACTTTATCCAGATCCCAAGCTTAAAACTGCTGGAGGAAAAGACTTTGCTTCAAGATGAGATCATAAAAAG CTTGCCTGAGGAGTACAGGTGCGGGAAGACTCTGGGACCCGTTGAGTCTTTGCAGGAACACCCGTGTCAGCGTGGGAAGATCCTGATTGGCTACAGCCGAGGCCTGGTGGTTCTGTGGGATCAGGAGGCTCGGAAAATGGAACACTTGTTTCTTGGGAATCAG CAATTGGAGAGCGTCTTCTGGGGGCGCAAAGGGTCTTCTTTCATCAGCTCTCACAGCGACGGAGGTTATATGGTGTGGGAAGCGGGTAGTGACTCCAGCACCACGTCGCAGCCAGTCACCTCTAAAATACCATATG GTCCATTTCCCTGCAAAGCCATCAACAAAATTCAGTGGAGGTCCAGCAGTTCTGG AAACCCATTCATCATATTCAGCGGGGGAATGCCCCGGGCCAGCTACGGGGACCGGCACTGCGTTACTATTCTTCAAGGGCAGAACCTGGTTACCCTGGATTTCACTTCTCGTGTTGTCGACTTCTTTACAGTGTGCCCTCTCAAGAGTGAAGATG ACTCTGACAATCCCACTGCTCTGGTAGTGTTGGTGGAGGAGGAGCTGGTGGTGATTGACCTGCAGACTCCTGGTTGGCCGACTATCCCCACTCCTTACTTGGCTCCCCTCCATTCGTCCGCCATCACCTGCGCCTATCACATCTCCAACGTCACCACCAAGCTTTGGGAGAGGATCATCAGCACGGGAGAACAGCAGAACCCCCAGCTTTCTTCAGTG AACTGGCCAATAGACGGAGGAAGGAATTTAGCCGAGGAACCTGCCCAGCGAGGGCTCCTTCTTACTGG GCATGAAGACGGCACGGTGCGTTTTTGGGACGCCTCCGGGGTGGCGCTGAGACCCCTGTACAAGCTGAGCACGGCTGgaatcttccagacagactgcGACCACAATGAGAGCTTCAACCAAAGTAACGATGAAGAGTGGCCCCCGTTCCGCAAG GTTGGATGTTTTGACCCTTACAGCGATGACCCGCGCCTGGGCATACAGAAGATTGCACTTTGCAAGTACAGCGGCAAGTTGCTGGTGGCTGGCACTGCAGGGCAG GTTCTAGTGATGGATCTGAATGACGAGAAGTCGGAGCACACCATCAATGTGGCCACGGTGGACCTGCTGCAGGAAAGGGAAGGCTTTACGTGGAAGGGCCACGATAGGCTGACACCAAGAAATGGTTCCCTCTTCTTCCAGTCGGGTTTTCAGACCACCATGTTGGTGCAGTGTATGCCTCCGGCGGCTGTCACTGCTATTGCGCTGCATTCTGAGTGGAATCTGGTGGCGTTTGGGACCAGCCACGGCTTTGGGCTCTTCGATTATCACCGGAGGAGTCCTGTGCTTGCCAG GTGCACCCTGCACCCCAATGACTCGCTGGCTATGGAGGGTCCGTTATCGAGGGTGAAGTCTTTAAAGAAGTCCCTAAGGCAGTCGTTCCGCAGGATTCGGAAGAGCAGGGTCTCTGGGAAGAAAAGGCCGAACACCGGCAGCCCACCCAGCAGG TTACAAGAAGCCAACGCTCAGCTGGCAGAACAAGCTGGACCTCATGACCTTGACATTGCCCCCGTGCAGAGAAGGATTGAGCCCCGCTCTGCCGATGACTCCCTGTCGGGCGTTGTGCGTTGCTTGTATTTCGCAGACACATTCCTACGGGACG CGGTCCATCACGGCCCCACCATGTGGGCAGGCACCAATTCCGGCTCAGTATTTGCCTACGCTTTGGAGGTGCCGTCTCGGGAGAAGTTATCGGAGCGCTCAGCGGAGGCTCTGTTGGGCAAGGAGATTCAGCTCATGCATCGGGCCCCGGTAGTGTCCATTGCTGTGCTGGACGGGCGAGGAAACCCCCTGCCTGAACCATTTGAGGTTTCCCAGGACTTGGCCAAAGCACCAGATATGCAGGGGACCCACTCTGTGCTCATCTCTTCTGAGGAACAGTTTAAG GTATTTACGTTGCCCAAGGTAAGTGCCAAGACGAAGTTTAAACTGACTGCCCACGAGGGCTGTCGCGTGAGGAAAGTCGCCCTCGCCAACTTCACCAGCTCCTCCTCGGACGACTACTCTGAGAACTGTTTGGCCTGTTTGACCAACCTGGGGGACATCCACGTGTTCACTGTGCCGGGACTGAGGCCTCAAGTGAGATACGACTGCGTACGGAAGGAGGACATCAGTGGCATTGCCTCCTGTGTGTTCACCAAGTACGGGCAAG GCTTTTACCTGATCTCTCCCTCCGAGTTTGAACGCTTCTCCCTGAGTGCCAAGAACATCACGGAGCCCGTGTGTCTGGTGGAGTTTGATAGGCCCCACGATCCTTCACACGTCGG CCATAAGGCGACTCCATCTCCGAAAGCCAACGGGACGCACATCCTGAGGGACTTGGACGCAAACCAGAAGGCGACAGAag GGAACGCGGGTGAGCGCATGCCAGAATTTTCGCCCTCTCCTCTTGACTCGCCATTGAACAGCATGGATTTGACTCTGGACACCACGGGAGACATTACGGTGGAGGACGTGAGGGATATACTGGG agCAACAGATGAAGCCGAAAAGAATATGAAGAATTCAGCAGATGACCCTCTGCCTCCTGAGATATTGATTAAATAA
- the LOC733426 gene encoding lethal giant larvae (The RefSeq protein has 2 substitutions, 4 frameshifts compared to this genomic sequence), whose translation MMKFRFRRQGHDPQREKIKQELFAFNKTVEHGFPNQPSSLAFDPLLRIMAIGAKSGAVKIYGAPGVEFTGLHKDMATVTQMNFLPGQGRLLSLLDDNTIHLWELQQKDGSSYLEETHSFILPGKPGSPPSVTPSDCHTDNGLCEVAGLGTEGGGVYFIQIPSLKLLEEKTLLQDEIIKSLPEEYRCGKTLGPVESLQEHPCQRGKILIGYSRGLVVLWDQEARKMEHLFLGNQQLESVFWGRKGSSFISSHSDGGYMVWEAGSDSSTTSQPVTSKIPYGPFPCKAINKIQWRSSSSGNPFIIFSGGMPRASYGDRHCVTILQGQNLVTLDFTSRVVDFFTVCPLKSEDDSDNPTALVVLVEEELVVIDLQTPGWPTIPTPYLAPLHSSAITCAYHISNVTTKLWERIISTGEQQNPQLSSVNWPIDGGRNLAEEPAQRGLLLTGHEDGTVRFWDASGVALRPLYKLSTAGIFRQTATTMRPNESFNQSNDEEWPPFRKVGCFDPYSDDPRLGIQKIALCKYSGKLLVAGTAGQVLVMDLNDEKSEHTINVATVDLLQEREGFTWKGHDRLTPRNGSLFFQSGFQTTMLVQCMPPAAVTAIALHSEWNLVAFGTSHGFGLFDYHRRSPVLARCTLHPNDSLAMEGPLSRVKSLKKSLRQSFRRIRKSRVSGKKRPNTGSPPSRLQEANAQLAXQAGPHDLDIAPVQRRIEPRSADDSLSGVVRCLYFADTFLRDAVHRGPTMWAGTNSGSVFAYALEVPSREKLSERSAEALLGKEIQLMHRAPVVSIAVLDGRGNPLPEPFEVSQDLAKAPDMQGTHSVLISSEEQFKVFTLPKVSAKTKFKLTAHEGCRVRKVALANFTSSSSDDYSENCLACLTNLGDIHVFTVPGLRPQVRYDCVRKEDISGIASCVFTKYGQGFYLISPSEFERFSLSAKNITEPVCLVEFDRPHDPSHVGHKATPSPKANGTHILRDLDANQKATEGNAGERMPEFSPSPLDSPLNSMDLTLDTTGDITVEDVRDILGATDEAEKNMKNSADDPLPPEILIK comes from the exons GGTCGCCTCCTGTCTCTGCTGGATGATAACACCATACACCTGTGGGAGCTGCAGCAGAAAGATGGAAGTTCTTACCTTGAGGAAACTCACAGCTTCATTCTTCCTGGCAAGCCAGG CTCTCCTCCGAGTGTCAC GAGTGACTGTCATACTGATAACGGCCTC TGTGAAGTTGCGGGCCTTGGGACGGAAGGAGGAGGGGTGTACTTTATCCAGATCCCAAGCTTAAAACTGCTGGAGGAAAAGACTTTGCTTCAAGATGAGATCATAAAAAG CTTGCCTGAGGAGTACAGGTGCGGGAAGACTCTGGGACCCGTTGAGTCTTTGCAGGAACACCCGTGTCAGCGTGGGAAGATCCTGATTGGCTACAGCCGAGGCCTGGTGGTTCTGTGGGATCAGGAGGCTCGGAAAATGGAACACTTGTTTCTTGGGAATCAG CAATTGGAGAGCGTCTTCTGGGGGCGCAAAGGGTCTTCTTTCATCAGCTCTCACAGCGACGGAGGTTATATGGTGTGGGAAGCGGGTAGTGACTCCAGCACCACGTCGCAGCCAGTCACCTCTAAAATACCATATG GTCCATTTCCCTGCAAAGCCATCAACAAAATTCAGTGGAGGTCCAGCAGTTCTGG AAACCCATTCATCATATTCAGCGGGGGAATGCCCCGGGCCAGCTACGGGGACCGGCACTGCGTTACTATTCTTCAAGGGCAGAACCTGGTTACCCTGGATTTCACTTCTCGTGTTGTCGACTTCTTTACAGTGTGCCCTCTCAAGAGTGAAGATG ACTCTGACAATCCCACTGCTCTGGTAGTGTTGGTGGAGGAGGAGCTGGTGGTGATTGACCTGCAGACTCCTGGTTGGCCGACTATCCCCACTCCTTACTTGGCTCCCCTCCATTCGTCCGCCATCACCTGCGCCTATCACATCTCCAACGTCACCACCAAGCTTTGGGAGAGGATCATCAGCACGGGAGAACAGCAGAACCCCCAGCTTTCTTCAGTG AACTGGCCAATAGACGGAGGAAGGAATTTAGCCGAGGAACCTGCCCAGCGAGGGCTCCTTCTTACTGG GCATGAAGACGGCACGGTGCGTTTTTGGGACGCCTCCGGGGTGGCGCTGAGACCCCTGTACAAGCTGAGCACGGCTGgaatcttc agacagactgcGACCACAA AGAGCTTCAACCAAAGTAACGATGAAGAGTGGCCCCCGTTCCGCAAG GTTGGATGTTTTGACCCTTACAGCGATGACCCGCGCCTGGGCATACAGAAGATTGCACTTTGCAAGTACAGCGGCAAGTTGCTGGTGGCTGGCACTGCAGGGCAG GTTCTAGTGATGGATCTGAATGACGAGAAGTCGGAGCACACCATCAATGTGGCCACGGTGGACCTGCTGCAGGAAAGGGAAGGCTTTACGTGGAAGGGCCACGATAGGCTGACACCAAGAAATGGTTCCCTCTTCTTCCAGTCGGGTTTTCAGACCACCATGTTGGTGCAGTGTATGCCTCCGGCGGCTGTCACTGCTATTGCGCTGCATTCTGAGTGGAATCTGGTGGCGTTTGGGACCAGCCACGGCTTTGGGCTCTTCGATTATCACCGGAGGAGTCCTGTGCTTGCCAG GTGCACCCTGCACCCCAATGACTCGCTGGCTATGGAGGGTCCGTTATCGAGGGTGAAGTCTTTAAAGAAGTCCCTAAGGCAGTCGTTCCGCAGGATTCGGAAGAGCAGGGTCTCTGGGAAGAAAAGGCCGAACACCGGCAGCCCACCCAGCAGG TTACAAGAAGCCAACGCTCAGCTGGCAGAACAAGCTGGACCTCATGACCTTGACATTGCCCCCGTGCAGAGAAGGATTGAGCCCCGCTCTGCCGATGACTCCCTGTCGGGCGTTGTGCGTTGCTTGTATTTCGCAGACACATTCCTACGGGACG CGGTCCATCACGGCCCCACCATGTGGGCAGGCACCAATTCCGGCTCAGTATTTGCCTACGCTTTGGAGGTGCCGTCTCGGGAGAAGTTATCGGAGCGCTCAGCGGAGGCTCTGTTGGGCAAGGAGATTCAGCTCATGCATCGGGCCCCGGTAGTGTCCATTGCTGTGCTGGACGGGCGAGGAAACCCCCTGCCTGAACCATTTGAGGTTTCCCAGGACTTGGCCAAAGCACCAGATATGCAGGGGACCCACTCTGTGCTCATCTCTTCTGAGGAACAGTTTAAG GTATTTACGTTGCCCAAGGTAAGTGCCAAGACGAAGTTTAAACTGACTGCCCACGAGGGCTGTCGCGTGAGGAAAGTCGCCCTCGCCAACTTCACCAGCTCCTCCTCGGACGACTACTCTGAGAACTGTTTGGCCTGTTTGACCAACCTGGGGGACATCCACGTGTTCACTGTGCCGGGACTGAGGCCTCAAGTGAGATACGACTGCGTACGGAAGGAGGACATCAGTGGCATTGCCTCCTGTGTGTTCACCAAGTACGGGCAAG GCTTTTACCTGATCTCTCCCTCCGAGTTTGAACGCTTCTCCCTGAGTGCCAAGAACATCACGGAGCCCGTGTGTCTGGTGGAGTTTGATAGGCCCCACGATCCTTCACACGTCGG CCATAAGGCGACTCCATCTCCGAAAGCCAACGGGACGCACATCCTGAGGGACTTGGACGCAAACCAGAAGGCGACAGAag GGAACGCGGGTGAGCGCATGCCAGAATTTTCGCCCTCTCCTCTTGACTCGCCATTGAACAGCATGGATTTGACTCTGGACACCACGGGAGACATTACGGTGGAGGACGTGAGGGATATACTGGG agCAACAGATGAAGCCGAAAAGAATATGAAGAATTCAGCAGATGACCCTCTGCCTCCTGAGATATTGATTAAATAA